One genomic segment of Paenibacillus xylanexedens includes these proteins:
- a CDS encoding DnaD domain protein — protein sequence MTETARPTLSGLLEQFEAIGGPEEFGPEGIAIMIALWRRSAKLGWRKAWKMTNKDLMVQTGITNKGTLNAHRKKLVDAGLIAYIQPPRGQSKGDYSVEFDLLGVGVEQNLNHSDSYSDEVGQEVEQKLDHFEGVGEKVGQNLNHFPQVERKVEQILDPVLKDLLLSSSASSSATADGNQIDRPPDPEYESFYSAHKRVFGFECNPFQAQQLIVYIDEDHMDEAVVIRAMERAALAASGYRFTLITKILGDYLRSGAKTFEAAKALDDAFEARKGSSVTTGSVPSGRRQQPLRQQKRDSLEQRLREEEARGKG from the coding sequence GTGACCGAGACAGCCAGACCGACCCTTTCCGGGCTTCTGGAACAATTTGAAGCCATTGGCGGGCCGGAAGAGTTTGGTCCTGAAGGGATAGCAATAATGATTGCCTTATGGCGACGCAGTGCAAAGCTTGGGTGGCGTAAGGCATGGAAAATGACCAATAAGGATCTCATGGTCCAAACGGGAATTACGAACAAAGGTACGCTAAATGCTCATCGAAAAAAGCTCGTTGATGCAGGATTGATTGCTTACATTCAACCACCAAGAGGGCAATCAAAAGGAGATTACAGCGTCGAATTCGACTTGTTGGGTGTGGGAGTGGAACAAAATTTGAACCACTCGGATAGCTACTCCGACGAAGTAGGGCAGGAAGTGGAACAGAAATTAGACCACTTTGAAGGAGTAGGTGAGAAAGTAGGACAAAATTTAAACCACTTTCCACAAGTAGAACGAAAAGTGGAACAAATTTTAGACCCTGTATTAAAAGATCTTCTTCTTTCTTCTTCTGCTTCATCTTCTGCTACTGCAGACGGAAATCAAATTGATCGTCCACCTGATCCGGAGTATGAATCATTTTACTCAGCTCACAAGCGAGTGTTTGGATTCGAGTGCAATCCATTCCAAGCACAGCAACTTATCGTTTACATCGATGAGGACCACATGGACGAGGCTGTGGTTATACGGGCGATGGAACGTGCGGCATTAGCTGCTTCAGGGTACAGGTTCACCCTTATTACCAAGATCCTTGGAGATTATCTGAGGTCTGGGGCCAAAACATTTGAAGCAGCCAAAGCGTTGGACGATGCTTTCGAAGCAAGGAAAGGTTCTTCAGTTACAACAGGTTCTGTACCGAGTGGTCGGAGACAACAACCGTTAAGGCAGCAAAAGAGGGACAGTTTAGAACAAAGGCTGAGGGAGGAGGAAGCCCGTGGAAAAGGCTGA
- a CDS encoding DUF6906 family protein — protein sequence MKQGKRLTKKQKIDLLKARPGVTLENWLSERETSEGVVLLNKHSGKRWLLDKIDGMLRPYKVRT from the coding sequence ATGAAGCAAGGTAAACGGCTTACCAAGAAACAAAAAATTGATCTGCTTAAGGCCAGACCAGGCGTAACGTTGGAAAACTGGTTGTCTGAGCGGGAAACGTCTGAAGGTGTTGTACTGCTGAACAAGCATTCGGGGAAACGCTGGTTGCTGGACAAGATCGATGGCATGTTGCGGCC
- a CDS encoding AAA family ATPase, producing MKQITLTSLTLRNFKGLRDFVLEADGRSVSAYGDNATGKTTLFDGFLWALFHKDSQNRTTFEIKGLDDQGRVAEHGLQHEVEAVLMVDRRRRSFKKVYYEKFTKKRGAAIAESSGHTTDYYVDGVPVKLSQYTAEVDGLISEDIFKLLTSPSYFNEVLKPEARRRVLLDVSGEMTDAEIIAGNTQLAPLTDILGDRSLEDHRKVIAARRSEINKELDKIPVRIDEARRSMPDVSDLDAELLQEDIETMRGRVDAKTAELQRIQSGGELSTKQIRLREIKAELTDIKQRVQADGLQAVAGQQGRLSQLRGEASDLQSRISSGQREADQLKRQIARSDSQVKRLREEWNTANSLEFHIHEHDDNCPTCGQSLPVDQMQTAQDKALADFNLDKSKRLEGISNDGKLAAAEKSDLEKALKALEDESTKLQEEVASKAAEVMAAEATLQSLQTNVADPADDSEYQAKQREGETVSAEIEQLRSSAADAIGKVQAEIRLIRSQVDDLESDKAKLATVAATEKRITELSEEERKLAGEFEKLEHELYLTEEFTRTKVSLLESKINSKFKYARFRLFEEQINGGLKDVCKTLFNGVPYEGGLNNAARINVGLDIINTLGQHYGFSAPIFVDNAEAVTQLIDTDAQMIRLVVPPAFSSLPEEVQEELSKQHGSYEDAEAAWRDRNKKLRLEHNDIQEAI from the coding sequence GGGTTCCTATGGGCATTGTTCCATAAGGACAGTCAGAATCGGACCACTTTTGAAATTAAGGGCTTGGACGATCAGGGGCGCGTAGCTGAACACGGCTTGCAACATGAAGTCGAAGCGGTTCTGATGGTTGACCGTCGTCGGCGTTCTTTCAAAAAGGTGTACTACGAAAAATTCACCAAGAAACGCGGTGCTGCTATTGCTGAATCCAGTGGCCATACAACGGATTATTACGTTGATGGGGTGCCGGTCAAACTCAGTCAATACACTGCAGAAGTCGATGGGCTGATCAGCGAGGACATTTTCAAACTCCTGACAAGCCCTTCATATTTCAATGAGGTTCTGAAGCCAGAAGCTCGGCGTCGGGTACTCTTGGATGTGAGTGGTGAGATGACCGATGCGGAGATCATTGCAGGTAATACGCAGTTAGCACCGTTGACTGACATCTTGGGTGATCGAAGCCTTGAAGATCACCGTAAAGTGATCGCTGCTCGGCGTTCGGAGATCAACAAAGAGTTGGATAAAATTCCTGTTCGCATCGATGAAGCCCGCCGAAGCATGCCAGACGTGTCCGACTTGGATGCTGAACTGCTTCAGGAGGACATCGAAACGATGCGAGGCAGGGTGGATGCCAAGACCGCAGAGCTCCAACGCATTCAATCGGGTGGTGAGTTATCGACCAAGCAGATTCGCCTGCGTGAGATCAAAGCGGAACTGACAGACATCAAGCAACGTGTACAAGCAGATGGATTACAAGCAGTTGCAGGGCAACAAGGAAGGCTGTCGCAATTACGAGGGGAAGCATCCGATTTACAATCTCGGATCTCATCTGGACAGCGGGAAGCTGATCAGCTCAAAAGGCAGATTGCCCGTTCTGATAGCCAAGTCAAACGGCTTCGCGAAGAGTGGAACACCGCAAATAGTCTTGAGTTTCACATACACGAGCATGACGATAACTGCCCTACATGCGGACAATCGTTGCCTGTTGATCAAATGCAGACAGCGCAAGACAAAGCACTTGCTGACTTTAACCTCGACAAATCGAAGCGTCTTGAAGGGATAAGCAATGATGGTAAACTCGCTGCTGCAGAGAAAAGCGATCTTGAAAAGGCGTTGAAAGCACTTGAGGATGAGTCAACCAAACTGCAGGAGGAAGTTGCATCGAAGGCAGCAGAAGTTATGGCGGCTGAAGCAACCTTACAAAGTTTGCAAACGAACGTTGCCGATCCTGCAGATGATTCGGAATACCAAGCCAAGCAACGCGAAGGTGAGACGGTTAGCGCTGAGATTGAGCAACTTCGTTCTTCGGCTGCTGATGCTATTGGAAAGGTTCAAGCTGAGATCAGATTGATCCGCTCGCAGGTGGACGACCTGGAATCAGACAAAGCGAAACTGGCGACAGTAGCGGCTACTGAGAAGCGGATCACTGAGCTGAGCGAGGAAGAGCGGAAGCTTGCAGGAGAGTTCGAGAAGCTTGAACACGAGCTTTACCTTACAGAAGAATTCACCCGCACGAAAGTGTCGCTTCTTGAATCCAAGATCAATAGCAAATTCAAATATGCCCGGTTCAGACTCTTTGAAGAACAGATCAATGGTGGTCTGAAGGACGTTTGCAAGACATTGTTCAACGGAGTTCCATATGAGGGCGGTTTGAACAACGCTGCTCGGATCAACGTAGGTTTGGACATCATCAATACGCTTGGACAGCATTACGGATTCTCAGCACCGATATTTGTGGACAATGCTGAAGCCGTGACGCAGCTCATCGATACAGATGCCCAAATGATTCGTTTGGTTGTTCCACCGGCATTCAGTAGTTTGCCAGAAGAAGTACAGGAAGAACTCAGCAAACAACATGGCAGTTATGAAGATGCTGAAGCTGCTTGGAGAGACAGAAACAAGAAGCTCCGTTTGGAGCATAACGACATCCAGGAGGCGATTTAA
- a CDS encoding replicative helicase loader/inhibitor — protein sequence MEKADVIRLFMAITDEYPTFDDSEENVDRHYKHLQDFPYEAAIQNLDQHIKTIKWPPTISEIRGRLGEQIERERMRDLTETYFAEREAAALKACPPPPGWKDELLAKLRHRK from the coding sequence GTGGAAAAGGCTGATGTTATTCGATTGTTCATGGCGATCACCGACGAATACCCGACTTTCGATGACAGTGAAGAGAATGTGGATCGCCACTACAAGCATCTTCAAGATTTTCCGTATGAAGCAGCTATTCAAAACTTGGATCAGCATATCAAGACTATAAAGTGGCCGCCGACCATCTCGGAGATCCGCGGAAGACTTGGCGAACAGATTGAACGTGAACGGATGCGAGATTTAACAGAAACATATTTTGCGGAGAGAGAAGCAGCGGCTCTTAAGGCTTGCCCGCCGCCGCCGGGATGGAAGGATGAGTTACTTGCAAAGCTTCGACATAGAAAATAA
- the dnaB gene encoding replicative DNA helicase, with protein sequence MSYLQSFDIENNLPHSMQFEQAALGALILKSVEALEHAEILTADAFYDKAHSLIYKTIAGLAERQNPIDLVTVTESLKDKGELDDIGGVSYLAKLAGGVPTAANAGYYFEQLQDMAVRRDLIRTNMLLIQQAAAGTELSQLMSSVQQAQNKLTDRAAPKQDFKRIENVLIEVVESAEVRFDNFKNGTVTGIQTGFTDLDSITAGLQKSDLIIVAARPSVGKTAFALNIAQNVAIRNTEPVAIFSLEMSAAQLVQRMVCAEGNIDASNMRMGDFASGDWTKFAEAVGILGATNIRIDDSPGITVHEIRAKCRRLKKQEGLGMIVIDYLQLIAGRQGKGSENRQQEVSEISRTLKQLARELDVPVVALSQLSRAVEQRQDKRPMMSDLRESGSIEQDADIVAFLYRDDYYNQETEKKNIIEIIIGKQRNGPVGTVELVFLKQFNKFVNYERKHNYGPTPPEPEDIEKRQWA encoded by the coding sequence ATGAGTTACTTGCAAAGCTTCGACATAGAAAATAACCTTCCCCACAGTATGCAGTTTGAACAGGCTGCCCTGGGTGCATTGATACTGAAGTCAGTGGAAGCTTTGGAACATGCAGAGATACTCACTGCAGATGCGTTTTACGATAAGGCCCATAGCCTAATTTACAAAACGATTGCAGGATTAGCTGAAAGGCAAAATCCGATCGATCTGGTTACAGTAACGGAAAGCCTGAAGGATAAAGGTGAGCTGGATGACATCGGTGGAGTGAGTTACCTTGCTAAGTTGGCGGGGGGAGTACCGACTGCCGCAAATGCCGGTTATTACTTCGAACAGCTTCAGGATATGGCAGTTCGCAGGGATCTGATCCGGACTAATATGCTTCTGATACAGCAAGCTGCTGCTGGAACCGAACTGTCGCAGTTAATGTCCAGCGTTCAACAAGCACAGAACAAATTAACTGATCGAGCAGCACCAAAACAGGATTTTAAGCGCATTGAAAATGTGTTGATCGAAGTTGTGGAATCTGCTGAGGTTCGTTTTGACAACTTTAAGAACGGTACAGTCACAGGTATTCAAACAGGCTTTACCGATTTGGACAGTATCACAGCCGGATTGCAAAAGAGTGATTTGATTATTGTTGCTGCTCGACCATCAGTAGGTAAAACGGCTTTCGCTCTGAACATTGCCCAGAACGTCGCCATTCGGAATACCGAACCTGTAGCTATATTCAGCTTAGAAATGTCAGCAGCTCAGCTTGTTCAGCGGATGGTGTGTGCCGAAGGGAACATCGACGCGAGTAACATGAGGATGGGCGATTTTGCTTCAGGCGATTGGACAAAGTTTGCTGAAGCAGTCGGAATCCTAGGTGCAACAAATATTCGTATCGACGATTCGCCAGGTATTACTGTTCACGAGATCCGTGCGAAGTGTCGCCGCCTTAAAAAGCAGGAAGGACTGGGGATGATCGTCATCGACTATCTTCAGCTCATCGCAGGTCGTCAGGGAAAAGGTTCTGAGAATCGACAGCAAGAAGTTTCCGAGATTTCAAGGACTTTGAAGCAATTGGCTCGTGAATTGGATGTTCCGGTTGTTGCATTGTCCCAGCTCAGCCGAGCGGTTGAACAACGCCAGGATAAACGTCCCATGATGAGTGACTTGCGGGAATCGGGTTCGATCGAGCAAGATGCCGACATCGTAGCGTTCCTGTACCGGGATGACTACTATAACCAGGAGACCGAGAAGAAGAACATCATAGAGATCATCATCGGTAAACAGCGGAATGGCCCAGTAGGCACCGTTGAACTGGTCTTCCTGAAACAATTCAATAAATTCGTGAACTATGAGCGGAAGCATAACTATGGCCCAACGCCACCGGAGCCTGAAGATATAGAAAAACGCCAATGGGCGTAA
- a CDS encoding MBL fold metallo-hydrolase: MIEITSLGSSSAGNAYRITDGKTPLLLDAGLRYKDIQRGLAFRVSELAGCLVSHDHGDHSIAIKDLMKAGVDIYTSSGTADALRLDSHRVLRVSALEPFTIGTWSILPFDTQHDAAEPLGFLLANTAGDKLLFATDTYYIKHRFTGLTHIMIECNYSIQILNQNIAAGHVPAVMKHRLLRSHFSLENVKEFIKANDMRRVQEIHLLHLSDNNSDEALFKREIAALTGKLVYVAGR; encoded by the coding sequence ATGATCGAAATTACTTCCCTCGGCTCCAGTAGCGCGGGTAACGCCTACCGAATCACGGATGGAAAAACGCCGCTCCTGCTGGATGCAGGGCTTCGATATAAAGACATTCAGCGCGGTCTTGCCTTCCGTGTGTCGGAGCTGGCCGGATGCCTTGTGAGTCATGATCATGGCGACCATAGTATCGCTATCAAGGATCTGATGAAGGCAGGAGTGGACATATACACCAGTTCCGGTACCGCAGATGCTTTGCGTCTCGACAGTCACCGTGTGCTGCGTGTATCGGCACTTGAGCCGTTCACCATTGGTACCTGGTCAATTCTACCGTTTGATACACAGCATGATGCAGCGGAGCCCCTGGGGTTCCTCTTGGCTAATACAGCAGGGGACAAGCTTCTGTTTGCGACAGACACCTATTACATCAAGCATCGTTTTACCGGACTCACTCACATCATGATCGAGTGCAATTATTCCATTCAGATCCTTAATCAAAATATTGCCGCTGGCCATGTGCCGGCGGTGATGAAACATAGATTACTTCGTTCTCACTTTTCGCTCGAGAACGTGAAGGAATTCATCAAAGCCAATGACATGCGGCGGGTGCAGGAGATTCACTTGCTTCACCTGTCGGACAACAATTCCGATGAAGCACTGTTTAAACGAGAGATAGCAGCACTGACAGGCAAGTTGGTATATGTAGCGGGTAGGTGA
- a CDS encoding recombinase RecT: MSTEKQQAPQPGEQAIAKTEPTQSERFMTKVISEFGSSVGEVALTNFQKRLAQNYFIALDAVLKTAEEKRLKKSDQYRDPVPMTWANVNMDKLSRDVVAYARIGFDPAQPNHISLIPFKNNNTGKYDIGFIEGYRGLELKSVKYGLEVPDHVTVELVYSNDYFAPIKKDANHPHESYEFEIKNPFDRGTILGGFYFHSFIKTPQKNKLVMMTLKEIEKRKPEKASVEFWGGEKDVWENKKKVGKETVEGWHEKMCWKTVYRAAHNDITIDSQKIDDDYLRLKQIESDLSDAEVSEEIRANANRDVIDVTPPHLDDVPNDDQPSGDEDTSGGTGPGF; the protein is encoded by the coding sequence TTGAGTACAGAAAAACAACAAGCTCCCCAACCAGGGGAGCAAGCAATTGCTAAAACAGAACCGACACAATCTGAACGTTTTATGACCAAAGTCATTTCCGAATTTGGTTCAAGCGTTGGCGAAGTTGCTCTTACCAACTTCCAGAAACGTCTTGCTCAGAATTACTTTATAGCACTGGATGCAGTGTTGAAGACTGCAGAAGAAAAGCGCCTGAAAAAATCTGACCAGTATCGTGATCCTGTTCCTATGACTTGGGCGAACGTGAACATGGATAAGTTGTCACGCGATGTAGTTGCTTATGCTCGTATTGGTTTTGATCCAGCGCAGCCAAATCATATTAGCTTGATACCTTTTAAAAATAACAATACAGGTAAATACGATATCGGCTTTATCGAAGGGTATCGGGGCCTTGAACTCAAATCAGTGAAATACGGCTTGGAAGTTCCTGACCATGTAACTGTTGAACTGGTTTACTCCAATGATTACTTTGCACCTATTAAGAAAGATGCAAACCACCCACATGAAAGTTATGAGTTTGAGATAAAAAATCCTTTTGACCGTGGGACTATCCTTGGCGGATTCTATTTTCACTCTTTTATCAAAACTCCTCAAAAAAATAAATTAGTCATGATGACCCTCAAGGAGATTGAAAAACGTAAACCAGAAAAAGCGAGTGTTGAGTTCTGGGGCGGAGAGAAAGATGTTTGGGAGAATAAGAAAAAGGTTGGTAAGGAGACAGTTGAAGGATGGCACGAAAAAATGTGTTGGAAGACCGTTTATCGTGCGGCGCACAACGATATCACCATTGACTCACAGAAGATAGACGATGATTATCTGCGCCTGAAACAGATAGAGAGCGACTTGTCAGATGCTGAGGTTTCAGAAGAGATTAGAGCGAATGCAAATCGTGACGTAATTGATGTTACCCCGCCACACCTGGATGATGTTCCTAACGATGATCAACCTTCAGGTGATGAAGATACTTCCGGTGGAACTGGACCTGGATTCTGA